The following are from one region of the Gossypium hirsutum isolate 1008001.06 chromosome D03, Gossypium_hirsutum_v2.1, whole genome shotgun sequence genome:
- the LOC107928747 gene encoding uncharacterized protein isoform X1, with translation MVVKVAATSARLQWSQPNLPQPPSSSQALASAISSPSLPRRCRSDGALVLKSVQRLNRSALFGSSSTNIQGSRSCDLLKPRSGTSRRACSASLDAFSDEEFSKKIQELALRFQLSDNDGATTNSKTNGADLVSERETETGTVPDFETESFEFSEQLSTIERKANSVDLPVSLRMIKRKLQWQEGFREAGESAYCSMKKAFSSMVFIIRELHSYTLQMRELLFYEDLQGILVRVQKEMHASFVWLFQQVFSHTPTLMVYVMILLANYSVHSMGSNAALAATAAANPTPGSYVAVVDVQDQKDSNFDSSSIKSFSVSSSSGKTASIGGNNGGGGKVRSVANGTDGDGWFNKADQFRTIFPDGASQLSSPGTTAETQSESTREEELTLWNSIVDEASKMLASYRDETLDYETIQRFVSPVTANIEPDGDYEDYIRTELLYQTGLSQDPTNSLLLANYAQFLYLVAHDYERAEEYFKKAVTVEAVDAEAYSKYASFLWKARNDLWAAEETFLEAIEADPSNSYYAANYAHFLWNTGGEDTCFPLDTTQDA, from the exons ATGGTAGTGAAAGTTGCGGCAACGTCGGCGCGTTTACAATGGTCGCAGCCGAATCTTCCTCAGCCTCCTTCTTCTTCCCAAGCTTTAGCTTCAGCAATCTCTTCACCTTCCCTTCCGCGGCGTTGCCGCAGCGACGGCGCTCTCGTTCTCAAGTCCGTACAAAGATTGAACCGGTCGGCTCTGTTCGGTTCAAGCTCCACCAATATCCAAGGGTCCCGATCTTGCGATTTGCTCAAACCGAGATCCGGAACTTCACGACGAGCTTGCAGCGCAAGCTTAGACGCCTTTTCTGATGAAGAATTTTCCAAGAAAATCCAAGAATTGGCTCTCAGATTCCAGTTATCAGACAATGACGGCGCAACCACCAACAGCAAAACTAACGGAGCCGATTTAGTTTCCGAACGGGAAACGGAAACGGGAACCGTTCCCGATTTCGAAACGGAATCTTTTGAATTTAGTGAACAGTTATCAACTATAGAACGTAAAGCCAACAGCGTTGATCTTCCGGTTTCGCTGCGAATGATTAAGAGGAAATTACAATGGCAAGAAGGGTTTCGAGAGGCAGGGGAGTCGGCGTATTGTTCGATGAAGAAGGCGTTTTCCTCGATGGTGTTTATAATCCGGGAGCTCCATAGCTATACTCTGCAAATGCGAGAGCTTTTGTTTTATGAAGATTTACAAGGGATTCTCGTTAGAGTTCAAAAAGAGATGCACGCTTCATTCGTTTGGTTGTTCCAACAGGTCTTTTCTCATACACCCACTTTGATGGTCTACGTGATGATCCTATTAGCGAATTATTCGGTTCATTCAATGGGAAGCAACGCCGCTCTGGCAGCAACCGCCGCTGCGAATCCGACGCCGGGGTCTTATGTTGCTGTGGTTGACGTTCAAGATCAGAAGGATTCCAACTTCGATTCTTCGTCGATAAAGTCATTTTCAGTGTCGTCATCGAGCGGGAAAACCGCTTCCATCGGGGGGAACAACGGCGGCGGTGGAAAAGTCCGGTCTGTAGCCAACGGAACAGACGGGGACGGTTGGTTTAACAAAGCAGACCAGTTCAGAACCATCTTTCCCGATGGTGCTTCCCAGTTATCATCCCCCGGAACAACCGCAGAAACACAAAGCGAATCAACCAGAGAAGAAGAGCTCACTCTTTGGAACTCAATCGTCGATGAAGCTTCGAAAATGCTCGCTTCATACAGAGACGAAACGCTCGACTATGAAACAATTCAGAGATTCGTTTCTCCGGTGACGGCAAACATCGAACCCGACGGTGATTATGAAGATTATATAAGAACTGAGCTTCTTTATCAAACGGGGTTATCTCAAGACCCCACTAACTCCCTCCTCCTCGCCAATTACGCTCAGTTTCTCTACCTTGTTGCACATGATTATGAGAG agcgGAAGAGTACTTCAAGAAAGCGGTAACAGTGGAGGCGGTGGATGCGGAAGCGTACAGTAAATACGCAAGCTTTTTGTGGAAAGCGAGGAACGATTTGTGGGCAGCTGAGGAAACCTTCTTGGAAGCCATTGAAGCAGATCCGAGCAACTCTTATTACGCCGCGAATTATGCTCATTTTCTATGGAACACTGGCGGGGAAGATACCTGTTTCCCTCTTGACACTACCCAAGACgcttaa
- the LOC107928747 gene encoding uncharacterized protein isoform X2, whose amino-acid sequence MVVKVAATSARLQWSQPNLPQPPSSSQALASAISSPSLPRRCRSDGALVLKSVQRLNRSALFGSSSTNIQGSRSCDLLKPRSGTSRRACSASLDAFSDEEFSKKIQELALRFQLSDNDGATTNSKTNGADLVSERETETGTVPDFETESFEFSEQLSTIERKANSVDLPVSLRMIKRKLQWQEGFREAGESAYCSMKKAFSSMVFIIRELHSYTLQMRELLFYEDLQGILVRVQKEMHASFVWLFQQVFSHTPTLMVYVMILLANYSVHSMGSNAALAATAAANPTPGSYVAVVDVQDQKDSNFDSSSIKSFSVSSSSGKTASIGGNNGGGGKVRSVANGTDGDGWFNKADQFRTIFPDGASQLSSPGTTAETQSESTREEELTLWNSIVDEASKMLASYRDETLDYETIQRFVSPVTANIEPDGDYEDYIRTELLYQTGLSQDPTNSLLLANYAQFLYLVAHDYESVEKKKQSGRVLQESGNSGGGGCGSVQ is encoded by the exons ATGGTAGTGAAAGTTGCGGCAACGTCGGCGCGTTTACAATGGTCGCAGCCGAATCTTCCTCAGCCTCCTTCTTCTTCCCAAGCTTTAGCTTCAGCAATCTCTTCACCTTCCCTTCCGCGGCGTTGCCGCAGCGACGGCGCTCTCGTTCTCAAGTCCGTACAAAGATTGAACCGGTCGGCTCTGTTCGGTTCAAGCTCCACCAATATCCAAGGGTCCCGATCTTGCGATTTGCTCAAACCGAGATCCGGAACTTCACGACGAGCTTGCAGCGCAAGCTTAGACGCCTTTTCTGATGAAGAATTTTCCAAGAAAATCCAAGAATTGGCTCTCAGATTCCAGTTATCAGACAATGACGGCGCAACCACCAACAGCAAAACTAACGGAGCCGATTTAGTTTCCGAACGGGAAACGGAAACGGGAACCGTTCCCGATTTCGAAACGGAATCTTTTGAATTTAGTGAACAGTTATCAACTATAGAACGTAAAGCCAACAGCGTTGATCTTCCGGTTTCGCTGCGAATGATTAAGAGGAAATTACAATGGCAAGAAGGGTTTCGAGAGGCAGGGGAGTCGGCGTATTGTTCGATGAAGAAGGCGTTTTCCTCGATGGTGTTTATAATCCGGGAGCTCCATAGCTATACTCTGCAAATGCGAGAGCTTTTGTTTTATGAAGATTTACAAGGGATTCTCGTTAGAGTTCAAAAAGAGATGCACGCTTCATTCGTTTGGTTGTTCCAACAGGTCTTTTCTCATACACCCACTTTGATGGTCTACGTGATGATCCTATTAGCGAATTATTCGGTTCATTCAATGGGAAGCAACGCCGCTCTGGCAGCAACCGCCGCTGCGAATCCGACGCCGGGGTCTTATGTTGCTGTGGTTGACGTTCAAGATCAGAAGGATTCCAACTTCGATTCTTCGTCGATAAAGTCATTTTCAGTGTCGTCATCGAGCGGGAAAACCGCTTCCATCGGGGGGAACAACGGCGGCGGTGGAAAAGTCCGGTCTGTAGCCAACGGAACAGACGGGGACGGTTGGTTTAACAAAGCAGACCAGTTCAGAACCATCTTTCCCGATGGTGCTTCCCAGTTATCATCCCCCGGAACAACCGCAGAAACACAAAGCGAATCAACCAGAGAAGAAGAGCTCACTCTTTGGAACTCAATCGTCGATGAAGCTTCGAAAATGCTCGCTTCATACAGAGACGAAACGCTCGACTATGAAACAATTCAGAGATTCGTTTCTCCGGTGACGGCAAACATCGAACCCGACGGTGATTATGAAGATTATATAAGAACTGAGCTTCTTTATCAAACGGGGTTATCTCAAGACCCCACTAACTCCCTCCTCCTCGCCAATTACGCTCAGTTTCTCTACCTTGTTGCACATGATTATGAGAG cgttgaaaaaaaaaaacagagcgGAAGAGTACTTCAAGAAAGCGGTAACAGTGGAGGCGGTGGATGCGGAAGCGTACAGTAA